A part of Streptomyces sp. NBC_01451 genomic DNA contains:
- a CDS encoding ROK family glucokinase: MSSYRDLALPRALAGSAREGSAPIGSRRAPALRTVGTRERRSHLTAPRVPTVGIDIGGTKVMAGVVDADGNILEKLRTETPDKSKSPKVVEDTIVELVLDLSDRHDVHAVGIGAAGWVDADRNRILFAPHLSWRNEPLRDRISGRLAVPVLVDNDANAAAWAEWRFGAGRGEDDLVMITLGTGIGGAILEDGHVKRGKFGVAGEFGHMQVVPGGHRCPCGNRGCWEQYSSGNALVREARELAAADSPVAYGIIEHVKGNIADITGPMITELAREGDAMCIELLQDIGQWLGVGIANLAAALDPSCFVIGGGVSAADDLLIGPAREAFRRHLTGRGYRPEARIARAQLGPEAGMVGAADLARLVARRFRRANRRRVERYERYEKFVETRRTTQGPL, from the coding sequence ATGAGCAGCTACCGCGACCTCGCACTCCCCAGGGCACTGGCCGGCTCCGCCCGAGAGGGCAGCGCCCCCATCGGCTCCCGCCGAGCCCCCGCCCTGCGCACCGTCGGCACGCGTGAGCGCCGTTCGCACCTCACCGCCCCCCGTGTGCCCACCGTCGGCATCGACATCGGCGGCACCAAGGTGATGGCGGGAGTGGTCGACGCCGACGGCAACATCCTGGAGAAGCTCCGTACGGAGACGCCCGACAAGTCCAAGAGCCCCAAGGTCGTCGAGGACACCATCGTCGAACTGGTCCTGGACCTGTCCGACCGGCACGACGTGCACGCGGTCGGCATCGGCGCGGCCGGCTGGGTCGACGCCGACCGCAACCGGATCCTGTTCGCGCCCCACCTGTCGTGGCGCAACGAGCCCCTGAGGGACCGCATCTCGGGCCGTCTCGCCGTCCCCGTCCTGGTCGACAACGACGCCAACGCCGCCGCCTGGGCCGAGTGGCGCTTCGGCGCCGGGCGCGGCGAGGACGACCTCGTCATGATCACGCTCGGCACCGGCATCGGCGGCGCGATCCTGGAGGACGGCCACGTCAAGCGCGGCAAGTTCGGCGTCGCCGGCGAGTTCGGCCATATGCAGGTCGTGCCCGGCGGCCACCGCTGCCCGTGCGGCAACCGCGGCTGCTGGGAGCAGTACAGCTCCGGGAACGCCCTGGTCAGAGAAGCACGCGAACTCGCGGCGGCCGACTCCCCGGTGGCGTACGGGATCATCGAGCACGTCAAGGGCAACATCGCCGACATCACCGGTCCGATGATCACCGAGCTGGCCCGCGAGGGCGACGCCATGTGCATCGAACTGCTCCAGGACATCGGCCAGTGGCTCGGCGTCGGCATCGCCAACCTGGCCGCCGCCCTCGACCCCTCCTGCTTCGTCATCGGCGGCGGTGTCTCGGCCGCCGACGACCTGCTGATCGGCCCCGCCCGCGAGGCCTTCCGCCGTCACCTCACCGGCCGCGGCTACCGCCCCGAGGCCCGCATCGCCCGCGCCCAGCTCGGCCCCGAGGCCGGCATGGTGGGCGCCGCCGACCTCGCCCGGCTGGTCGCCCGCCGGTTCCGGCGCGCCAACCGGCGCCGCGTCGAGCGGTACGAGCGCTACGAGAAGTTCGTCGAGACCCGCCGTACCACCCAGGGGCCGCTGTGA
- a CDS encoding spermidine synthase, producing MSARFQEIDWRPTPMGDISLRRRRDPVSGADVYEVKLGDEFLMSSLFTAGEIALAELGLAELTGTELDVAVGGLGLGYTAQAVLDDPRVRSLAVIDTLAEVIDWHQRGLVPLGDRLTSDARCRLVQGDFFAMAADPGGLDPSEPGRRFHAVLLDVDHSPRHVLHPRHAALYRPAGLRALARHLHPGGIFALWSNDPPDEQFASVLAEVFPRSAAHVVDFDNPLQGGTSTNTVYVAGTEPGPR from the coding sequence ATGAGCGCGCGCTTCCAGGAGATCGACTGGCGCCCCACACCGATGGGCGACATCAGCCTGCGGCGCCGGCGCGACCCGGTGTCGGGCGCCGATGTGTACGAGGTGAAGCTCGGCGACGAGTTCCTGATGTCCAGCCTCTTCACAGCCGGCGAGATCGCGCTCGCGGAACTCGGACTGGCGGAACTGACCGGCACCGAACTGGACGTCGCCGTCGGCGGACTCGGACTCGGTTACACCGCCCAGGCCGTGCTGGACGACCCCCGGGTGCGCTCCCTGGCCGTGATCGACACGCTCGCCGAGGTGATCGACTGGCATCAGCGGGGTCTCGTACCGCTCGGCGACCGGCTGACCTCGGACGCCCGCTGCCGCCTGGTCCAAGGCGACTTCTTCGCGATGGCGGCCGACCCGGGCGGGCTGGACCCGAGCGAGCCGGGCCGCCGCTTCCACGCCGTCCTGCTGGATGTCGACCATTCGCCCCGCCATGTGCTGCACCCGCGTCACGCGGCCCTCTACCGGCCCGCGGGGCTCCGCGCTCTCGCCCGGCACCTCCACCCGGGCGGGATCTTCGCCCTGTGGTCGAACGACCCGCCGGACGAGCAGTTCGCCTCCGTGCTCGCAGAGGTCTTCCCGCGGTCGGCGGCCCATGTCGTCGACTTCGACAATCCGCTGCAAGGCGGCACCTCGACCAACACCGTCTACGTGGCCGGCACGGAACCGGGCCCCCGGTAG
- a CDS encoding sugar kinase codes for MTASLPRQAMPPDEPPGPPEERGHRIRRRALTLLIIVLLIGVPAGYLVISANQSRDSGEDKERKWAARGLTEAWPSKVQRHIYEVPVPRQADGEGILSTKVAYYETNNWRTSRLYVQFMTTNAGLDYFFKAMGVPRTSLKKDRFSISARDQKIVGWEFKEPGPWWGLAHPQKNPAPTQHIVVRWSHPNHYMVYVVSRTTP; via the coding sequence GTGACCGCCTCCCTGCCCCGCCAGGCCATGCCGCCGGACGAGCCCCCCGGGCCGCCCGAGGAGCGCGGCCACAGGATCCGCCGCCGCGCCCTGACCCTGCTGATCATCGTGCTGCTCATCGGGGTCCCGGCCGGCTATCTGGTGATCTCCGCCAACCAGAGCCGCGACAGCGGCGAGGACAAGGAACGGAAGTGGGCGGCCCGCGGCCTCACCGAGGCCTGGCCCTCCAAGGTCCAGCGCCACATCTACGAGGTGCCCGTCCCGCGCCAGGCCGACGGCGAGGGAATCCTGTCGACGAAGGTCGCGTACTACGAGACGAACAACTGGCGTACGAGCCGCCTGTACGTCCAGTTCATGACCACGAACGCGGGGCTGGACTACTTCTTCAAGGCCATGGGCGTCCCCCGCACCAGCCTGAAGAAGGACCGGTTCTCCATCAGCGCCCGCGACCAGAAGATCGTCGGCTGGGAGTTCAAGGAGCCGGGCCCGTGGTGGGGCCTCGCCCATCCGCAGAAGAACCCGGCACCCACGCAGCACATCGTCGTGAGGTGGTCGCACCCCAACCACTACATGGTCTACGTCGTCTCGCGCACGACCCCCTGA
- a CDS encoding ribonuclease J, with protein MSHPHPELKAAPPLPEGGLRVVALGGLGEIGRNMTVFEYAGKLLIVDCGVLFPEETQPGVDVILPDFTSIRDRLDDIVAVVLTHGHEDHIGAVPYLLRERSDIPVVGSKLTLAFLEAKLKEHGIRPRTVRVREGDRRGFGPFNCEFVAVNHSIPDSLAVAIRTGAGMVLHTGDFKMDQFPLDDRITDLRAFARLGEEGVDLFLTDSTNAEVPGFTTSERELNPAIEQVMRTAPRRVIVSSFASHVHRIQQVLDAAHQHGRKVAFVGRSMVRNMGIARDLGYLKVPSGLVVSTKEMEKLADHKIALVCTGSQGEPMAALSRMANRDHVIRIGKGDTVLLASSLIPGNENAIYRVINGLTRWGAHVVHKGNAKVHVSGHASAGELVYCYNIVKPRNVMPVHGEWRHLRANADLAIRTGVDPERVVIAEDGVVVDLVDGRASITGKVPAGNVYVDGMEVGGATEASLKDRVTLAEEGVVTVVAIVDADTGALAETPDFLARGFVHDDSTFEPVIPVIEKTLATAAQEGVGDARQLEQLIARAVANWAFRTHRRRPLIIPVIIDA; from the coding sequence ATGAGCCATCCGCATCCCGAACTTAAAGCCGCCCCGCCCCTGCCTGAAGGAGGGCTGAGGGTCGTCGCCCTGGGCGGTCTGGGCGAGATCGGCCGCAACATGACCGTCTTCGAGTATGCCGGCAAGCTGCTCATCGTCGACTGCGGCGTGCTGTTCCCCGAAGAGACCCAGCCCGGCGTGGACGTGATCCTGCCGGACTTCACCTCGATCCGTGACCGCCTGGACGACATCGTGGCCGTGGTGCTCACCCACGGCCACGAGGACCACATCGGTGCCGTGCCGTACCTGCTGCGCGAGCGCTCCGACATCCCTGTCGTGGGCTCGAAGCTGACCCTGGCGTTCCTGGAGGCCAAGCTCAAGGAGCATGGAATCCGGCCACGCACGGTGCGGGTACGTGAGGGCGACCGGCGCGGTTTCGGCCCCTTCAACTGCGAGTTCGTGGCGGTCAACCACTCCATCCCGGACAGTCTCGCGGTCGCGATCCGCACCGGGGCCGGGATGGTGCTGCACACCGGCGACTTCAAGATGGACCAGTTCCCGCTGGACGACCGCATCACCGACCTGCGCGCCTTCGCCCGTCTCGGCGAGGAGGGCGTCGATCTCTTCCTCACCGACTCCACCAACGCCGAGGTCCCCGGCTTCACCACCTCCGAGCGCGAGCTGAACCCGGCGATCGAGCAGGTGATGCGTACCGCCCCGCGCCGGGTGATCGTCTCCAGTTTCGCCAGCCATGTGCACCGCATCCAGCAGGTCCTGGACGCCGCGCACCAGCACGGCCGCAAGGTCGCCTTCGTGGGCCGTTCCATGGTCCGCAACATGGGCATCGCCCGCGACCTGGGGTATCTGAAGGTTCCCAGCGGCCTGGTGGTGAGCACCAAGGAGATGGAGAAGCTGGCGGACCACAAGATCGCCCTGGTGTGCACCGGGTCCCAGGGCGAGCCGATGGCGGCCCTGTCCCGGATGGCCAACCGCGACCATGTGATCCGCATCGGCAAGGGCGACACCGTCCTGCTCGCCAGTTCCCTGATCCCCGGCAACGAGAACGCGATCTACCGGGTGATCAACGGGCTGACCCGGTGGGGCGCGCACGTCGTCCACAAGGGCAACGCCAAGGTGCACGTCTCCGGGCACGCCAGCGCCGGTGAGCTCGTGTACTGCTACAACATCGTCAAGCCCCGCAACGTCATGCCCGTGCACGGCGAATGGCGCCATCTGCGGGCCAACGCCGACCTGGCCATCCGTACGGGGGTCGATCCCGAGCGGGTGGTCATCGCCGAGGACGGCGTGGTCGTCGACCTCGTGGACGGGCGTGCGTCGATCACCGGCAAGGTGCCCGCGGGCAACGTCTACGTGGACGGCATGGAGGTCGGCGGCGCCACCGAGGCGTCCCTGAAGGACCGTGTCACCCTCGCGGAGGAAGGCGTGGTCACCGTGGTGGCGATCGTCGACGCCGACACGGGTGCCCTGGCCGAGACTCCCGACTTCCTGGCCCGCGGGTTCGTCCACGACGACAGCACCTTCGAACCGGTCATCCCCGTCATCGAGAAGACACTGGCGACCGCGGCCCAGGAGGGTGTCGGCGACGCACGGCAGCTGGAACAGCTCATCGCCCGTGCCGTGGCGAACTGGGCCTTCCGTACCCATCGCCGCAGGCCCCTCATCATCCCCGTCATCATCGACGCCTGA
- a CDS encoding Gfo/Idh/MocA family protein: protein MRIGVIGTGRIGTFHANTLSRHREVGGSLIVTDADVGRAQDLAHRLGATAAPGVDEIFTWGVDAVVITAATSAHAELIGRAARSGLPVFCEKPIALDLPATLAAIAEVEAAGTILQMGFQRRFDTGYTGAREAVRSGKLGRLHTVRMMTSDQTPPPPEYLPLSGGLYRDTLIHDFDILRWVTGREITEVYATGSDAGPSMFREAGDIGTAAAVLTLDDGTLATATATRMNGAGYDVRMELAGELDQICAGLDDRTPIASTEPAGPPAASKPWTGFLERFGPAYEDELSAFVEVVRGERANPCDGREALQALRVAEACELSRRERRPVHLAEIQGGWS from the coding sequence ATGCGCATCGGAGTCATCGGGACGGGCCGTATCGGCACATTCCACGCGAACACCCTCAGCCGCCACCGCGAGGTGGGGGGCTCCCTCATCGTCACGGACGCGGACGTCGGGCGGGCACAGGATCTGGCGCACCGCTTAGGAGCCACGGCCGCACCGGGTGTCGACGAGATCTTCACCTGGGGCGTGGACGCCGTGGTGATCACAGCCGCCACCTCGGCCCACGCCGAACTGATCGGTCGGGCAGCACGCTCGGGTCTCCCGGTGTTCTGCGAGAAGCCCATAGCGCTGGATCTTCCCGCCACTCTGGCCGCGATCGCCGAGGTGGAGGCGGCCGGCACCATCCTCCAGATGGGCTTCCAGCGCCGCTTCGACACCGGGTACACGGGCGCCCGCGAGGCCGTGCGCTCCGGGAAACTCGGCCGACTGCACACCGTCCGCATGATGACGTCGGACCAGACGCCACCGCCGCCGGAGTATCTGCCGCTGTCCGGCGGGTTGTACCGGGACACCCTGATCCACGACTTCGACATCCTGCGCTGGGTGACGGGGCGCGAGATCACCGAGGTGTACGCGACCGGGTCGGACGCCGGGCCCTCGATGTTCCGCGAAGCCGGCGACATCGGTACGGCCGCCGCGGTCCTCACCCTGGACGACGGCACGCTCGCCACGGCGACGGCGACGCGCATGAACGGCGCGGGCTACGACGTCCGCATGGAGCTGGCCGGGGAACTGGACCAGATCTGCGCCGGGCTGGACGACCGTACGCCCATCGCGTCCACCGAACCGGCCGGACCGCCTGCCGCGAGCAAGCCGTGGACCGGCTTCCTGGAGCGCTTCGGCCCCGCCTACGAGGACGAGCTGTCGGCCTTCGTCGAGGTGGTGCGCGGCGAACGCGCCAACCCGTGCGACGGCCGGGAGGCACTTCAGGCCCTGCGCGTCGCGGAGGCCTGCGAACTGTCCAGACGGGAGCGCAGGCCCGTGCACCTCGCGGAGATCCAGGGCGGGTGGAGCTGA
- a CDS encoding SWIM zinc finger family protein: MPSEEHREPGEVHGTMGEEPASDGRPLPGEADRDRPADAARRALRAARERAGQETAGTQGGVEAGAAGTRPGDAARAALRGATAPSGGHAPAARSEAAADATGPEALEVPAARTYTGDRKAGRPGDIAREALRAARGESRRDRPDAGTTAAEAPRRPVRPAPGRDPRDRSAGDRRRDVRELLAGSFELPTDDSPSAPVRGPETQDDGPSTDPSPPVTVGDVLRAVAAPAPRGGGAGAGAPGASPAGSRATRNTLGNPNTLGTSNSRDTARIRQAAPPAEGPPNTSRLVPPSASMAAPGRDGELRRTFPALPASANREASSRQEAGFAESWWGNAWVAALEEGALDTARLVRGRGYAAKGHVDAITVTPGLVLAYVQGSRPRPYRVQVRLRTLGDQEWERFLEAAVERPGHIAALLDKEMPQSLADCGAPLLPGPGDLDPLCSCPDSGHPCKHAAALCYQTARLLDADPFVLLLLRGRGEREVLDELSRRNAARAARAAQDQQPGSFPGVRASDALAPRTFPPLPAPLPARPHPEPPPAYPASPGGPDPFALDQLATDAAARAHTLLTSGHDPVGELTLWQDAVRLAAARPGSGLTAGTRALYSSLARAAGRTSADLARAVAAWRQGGLDGLAVLEEAWDPPAGRFDRARPLLLAADLPAFRPRRNHLTHPRGHIQLRLGRDGLWYAYESEPGHDDWWPRGTPDLDPVGALTGLGNPAEP, encoded by the coding sequence ATGCCGTCGGAGGAGCACCGCGAGCCGGGGGAAGTACACGGCACGATGGGGGAGGAGCCGGCGTCGGACGGGCGCCCCCTGCCGGGCGAGGCCGACCGGGACCGGCCCGCCGACGCCGCGCGCAGGGCGTTGCGGGCGGCGCGGGAGCGCGCCGGTCAGGAGACGGCCGGGACACAGGGCGGGGTCGAGGCCGGAGCGGCTGGGACCCGGCCGGGAGACGCGGCTCGTGCCGCCCTGCGGGGCGCGACGGCACCGTCCGGTGGCCATGCCCCGGCCGCTCGGTCGGAGGCGGCGGCGGACGCGACCGGCCCGGAGGCTCTGGAGGTGCCGGCGGCGCGGACCTACACCGGGGACCGCAAGGCCGGGCGCCCCGGGGACATCGCCCGAGAGGCTCTGCGCGCCGCACGCGGGGAGTCGCGGCGTGACCGTCCGGACGCCGGGACGACGGCAGCCGAGGCCCCGCGTCGGCCCGTCCGGCCCGCGCCCGGGCGGGACCCACGTGATCGGAGTGCCGGAGACCGGAGGCGTGACGTACGGGAACTGCTCGCCGGTTCCTTCGAGTTGCCCACCGACGACTCCCCGTCGGCTCCGGTGAGGGGCCCGGAGACCCAGGACGACGGGCCGAGCACGGATCCGTCGCCACCGGTGACCGTCGGGGACGTCCTGCGTGCCGTCGCCGCCCCGGCCCCGCGAGGCGGCGGCGCGGGTGCCGGGGCTCCGGGGGCGTCCCCGGCCGGGTCGCGGGCCACCCGGAACACCCTGGGCAACCCGAACACCCTGGGCACCTCGAACAGCCGGGACACGGCCAGGATCCGGCAGGCGGCGCCGCCCGCCGAGGGTCCCCCCAACACCTCACGCCTCGTCCCCCCGTCCGCCTCGATGGCCGCCCCGGGCCGTGACGGCGAGCTGCGCCGTACCTTTCCGGCCCTGCCCGCCTCGGCGAACAGGGAGGCGTCGTCCCGGCAGGAGGCCGGCTTCGCGGAGAGCTGGTGGGGGAACGCCTGGGTGGCCGCCCTGGAGGAGGGCGCGCTGGACACCGCCCGGCTGGTGCGGGGGCGCGGGTACGCAGCGAAGGGGCACGTCGATGCCATCACCGTGACACCGGGGCTCGTGCTCGCCTACGTACAGGGCTCCCGGCCGCGCCCGTACCGCGTCCAGGTGCGGCTGCGCACCCTCGGCGACCAGGAATGGGAGCGGTTCCTGGAGGCAGCCGTCGAGCGGCCCGGGCACATCGCCGCGCTGCTCGACAAGGAGATGCCCCAGTCCCTCGCCGACTGCGGGGCGCCACTGCTGCCCGGCCCCGGCGACCTCGACCCCCTGTGCAGCTGCCCGGACTCCGGACACCCCTGCAAGCACGCGGCCGCCCTCTGCTACCAGACCGCCCGACTTCTCGACGCCGACCCCTTCGTCCTGCTCCTCCTGCGGGGCCGGGGCGAGCGGGAGGTGCTCGACGAGCTGTCCCGGCGCAACGCCGCCCGTGCCGCCCGCGCCGCTCAGGACCAGCAGCCGGGGTCCTTCCCCGGTGTCCGGGCCTCGGACGCGCTCGCTCCCCGCACTTTCCCGCCCCTCCCGGCCCCGCTGCCTGCCCGCCCGCATCCCGAACCGCCCCCGGCCTACCCGGCGTCCCCGGGCGGCCCGGACCCCTTCGCGCTGGACCAGTTGGCGACGGACGCCGCCGCCCGCGCCCACACCCTGCTCACCAGCGGCCACGACCCGGTCGGTGAGCTGACCCTGTGGCAGGACGCCGTACGTCTCGCCGCCGCCCGCCCCGGCTCCGGCCTGACCGCCGGCACCCGCGCCCTCTACTCCTCACTGGCCAGAGCAGCCGGCCGTACGTCCGCGGATCTGGCGCGCGCCGTGGCCGCCTGGCGCCAGGGCGGGCTCGACGGGCTCGCGGTCCTCGAAGAGGCCTGGGACCCGCCGGCGGGCCGGTTCGACCGCGCCCGTCCCCTACTCCTCGCCGCCGACCTCCCCGCCTTCAGGCCCCGGCGCAACCACCTCACCCACCCGCGCGGTCACATACAACTGCGCCTGGGCCGGGACGGCCTGTGGTACGCGTACGAGTCCGAACCGGGCCACGACGACTGGTGGCCCCGCGGCACCCCCGACCTGGACCCGGTCGGAGCCCTCACCGGCCTGGGCAACCCGGCGGAGCCCTGA
- a CDS encoding DEAD/DEAH box helicase translates to MSDETSATAVADVSVRLAAVFLPAPLPREGRIAFWDPTGDTGLPGEGDGHTELTVVRRHGAGVRRRTTPALTLPVEAALPLLVRARRDPAAHPATACWGAAALHALRLTARGRLLPGLTPTGHDAWRAGPLDPDDIAHLRAIAAALPPEGHAVPLPGSGPLLLPEPEALLRAFLDAVADTLPRTPAAPYAAGMPFAARPAQRLPDAHDWAAEVAAGMDAGVRISLRLDLSAYELFDDPDRVRTAGAAIVQVHSLADPTLVTDAATLWAGTADAAFGTRARVDAALAVRRAARVWPPLDRLTEQDTPDVLALSEEELYDLLGVVATRLAAAGVAVHWPRDLAQDLTAQAVVRPAPGSAKDGTGFFESEELLQFRWQLALGGDPLTEAEMDLLAEAHRPVVRLKDQWVLVDPALVRKARKRELGLLDPVDALSAALTGRVDVDGESVEAVPVGALAALRDRLTAGITAVDPPPGLQARLRDYQLRGLAWLDLMTSLGLGGCLADDMGLGKTITVIALHLRRARSEPTLVVCPASLLGNWQREINKFAPGVPVRRYHGPDRTLDDMTGGFVLTTYGTMRSTAPRLAEQPWGMVVADEAQHVKNPYSATAKALRTIPTPARVALTGTPVENNLSELWALLDWTTPGLLGPLKSFRARHARAVETGEDEEAVARLARLVRPFLLRRKKSDPGIVPELPPKTETDHPVPLTREQASLYEAVVRESLLAIETADGIARRGLVLKLLTSLKQICDHPALYLKEETSGYAAGDRLAARSGKLALLDELLDTLLAEDGSALVFTQYVGMARLITSHLAARAVPVELLHGGTPVPERERMVDRFQSGATPILILSLKAAGTGLNLTRAGHVIHFDRWWNPAVEEQATDRAYRIGQTQPVQVHRLITEGTVEDRIAEMLESKRALADAILTSGESSFTELTDRALSDLVSLRGAV, encoded by the coding sequence ATGAGCGACGAGACGTCGGCGACAGCGGTGGCGGACGTGTCCGTGCGCCTCGCGGCCGTCTTCCTCCCCGCCCCCCTCCCGCGCGAGGGCCGCATCGCCTTCTGGGACCCCACGGGGGACACGGGTCTACCGGGCGAAGGCGACGGTCACACGGAACTGACGGTCGTACGACGACACGGCGCCGGCGTCCGCCGCCGGACCACCCCCGCGCTGACCCTGCCCGTCGAGGCGGCGCTGCCGCTGCTCGTGCGGGCCCGCCGCGACCCCGCCGCCCACCCCGCCACGGCCTGCTGGGGCGCCGCCGCGCTGCACGCCCTGCGGCTCACGGCCCGCGGCAGGCTGCTGCCCGGGCTCACCCCCACCGGCCACGACGCCTGGCGCGCGGGCCCGCTGGACCCCGACGACATCGCCCACCTCAGGGCCATCGCCGCCGCCCTGCCGCCCGAGGGCCACGCGGTGCCACTGCCCGGCTCCGGCCCACTGCTGCTGCCCGAGCCGGAGGCCCTGCTGCGCGCCTTCCTGGACGCCGTCGCGGACACCCTGCCACGCACCCCGGCGGCTCCGTACGCGGCGGGGATGCCCTTCGCCGCGCGCCCGGCCCAGCGGCTGCCGGACGCCCACGACTGGGCGGCGGAGGTCGCCGCGGGCATGGACGCGGGCGTGCGGATCTCGCTCCGCCTCGACCTGTCGGCGTACGAACTGTTCGACGACCCCGACCGGGTGCGCACCGCGGGCGCCGCGATCGTCCAGGTGCACAGCCTCGCCGACCCCACCCTGGTGACCGACGCGGCGACCCTGTGGGCGGGCACCGCGGACGCGGCCTTCGGCACCCGCGCCCGCGTGGACGCCGCGCTCGCGGTGCGCCGCGCGGCCCGTGTCTGGCCCCCGCTCGACCGCCTCACCGAGCAGGACACGCCCGACGTCCTGGCACTCTCCGAAGAGGAGCTGTACGACCTGCTCGGGGTGGTCGCGACCAGGCTGGCCGCCGCAGGCGTCGCCGTGCACTGGCCCCGGGACCTCGCCCAGGACCTGACCGCCCAGGCGGTCGTACGCCCGGCGCCCGGCTCGGCCAAGGACGGCACCGGGTTCTTCGAGAGCGAGGAACTCCTCCAGTTCCGCTGGCAGCTGGCGCTCGGCGGGGATCCGCTCACCGAGGCCGAGATGGACCTGCTGGCGGAGGCCCACCGTCCCGTCGTACGCCTCAAGGACCAGTGGGTGCTCGTCGACCCGGCCCTCGTCCGCAAGGCACGCAAGCGCGAACTGGGCCTGCTCGACCCGGTCGACGCGCTCTCCGCCGCACTCACCGGCCGCGTGGACGTCGACGGCGAGAGCGTCGAGGCGGTCCCGGTGGGCGCGCTGGCCGCCCTGCGCGACCGGCTGACGGCCGGCATCACCGCCGTGGACCCGCCCCCGGGACTCCAGGCCCGGCTCCGTGACTACCAGCTCCGGGGACTGGCCTGGCTGGACCTCATGACCTCCCTCGGCCTCGGCGGCTGCCTCGCCGACGACATGGGGCTCGGCAAGACCATCACCGTCATCGCCCTGCATCTGCGGCGGGCCCGCAGCGAACCGACGCTGGTGGTCTGCCCGGCCTCCCTGCTGGGCAACTGGCAGCGCGAGATCAACAAGTTCGCGCCCGGCGTCCCCGTCCGCCGCTACCACGGCCCCGACCGCACCCTGGACGACATGACGGGCGGCTTCGTCCTCACGACGTACGGCACCATGCGCTCGACGGCGCCACGGCTGGCCGAACAGCCGTGGGGGATGGTCGTCGCGGACGAGGCGCAGCACGTCAAGAACCCGTACTCGGCGACGGCGAAGGCACTGCGCACGATCCCGACCCCCGCGCGCGTGGCGCTCACCGGCACCCCCGTGGAGAACAACCTCTCCGAGCTCTGGGCCCTGCTCGACTGGACGACCCCCGGCCTCCTGGGCCCCCTGAAGTCCTTCCGCGCCCGGCACGCGCGCGCGGTGGAGACCGGCGAGGACGAGGAGGCCGTGGCCCGCCTCGCCCGCCTGGTCCGCCCGTTCCTGCTGCGACGCAAGAAGTCCGACCCGGGCATCGTCCCCGAACTGCCGCCGAAGACGGAGACGGACCACCCGGTCCCCCTGACCCGCGAACAGGCCTCGCTGTACGAGGCGGTCGTGCGCGAGTCGCTGCTCGCCATCGAGACCGCGGACGGCATCGCCCGCCGGGGCCTGGTGCTGAAGCTGCTGACCTCCCTCAAGCAGATCTGCGACCACCCCGCGCTGTATCTGAAGGAGGAGACCTCCGGGTATGCCGCAGGGGACCGGCTGGCCGCCCGCTCCGGCAAACTCGCCCTGCTGGACGAGCTGCTCGACACCCTGCTCGCCGAGGACGGCTCGGCACTGGTGTTCACGCAGTACGTGGGAATGGCCCGGCTGATCACGTCCCACCTCGCGGCCCGCGCGGTCCCGGTGGAACTGCTCCACGGCGGCACCCCGGTCCCCGAGAGGGAACGCATGGTGGACCGCTTCCAGAGCGGCGCGACCCCGATCCTGATCCTCTCCCTGAAGGCCGCCGGCACCGGCCTGAACCTCACGCGCGCGGGTCATGTCATCCACTTCGACCGCTGGTGGAACCCCGCGGTCGAGGAACAGGCCACGGACCGCGCCTACCGCATCGGCCAGACCCAGCCCGTCCAGGTGCACCGTCTGATCACCGAGGGCACGGTCGAGGACCGCATCGCGGAGATGCTGGAGTCCAAGCGGGCCCTGGCCGACGCGATCCTGACCTCCGGCGAGTCGTCCTTCACGGAACTGACGGACCGGGCACTGTCCGACCTGGTCTCCCTGCGGGGGGCGGTGTGA
- a CDS encoding GntR family transcriptional regulator gives MGPTAPLELSVDRSSPVPLYFQLSQQLEAAIEHGALTPGSLLGNEIELAGRLGLSRPTVRQAIQSLVDKGLLVRRRGVGTQVVHSQVKRPLELSSLYDDLEAAGQRPATKVLVNTVVPASAEVAAALNVAEGSDVHRVERLRLSHGEPMAYLCNYLPPGLFDLDTGQLEATGLYRLMRAAGITLHSARQSIGARGAMAEEAERLTEREGAPLLTMQRTTFDDTGRAVEFGTHTYRPTRYSFEFQLLVRP, from the coding sequence GTGGGTCCGACAGCGCCGCTGGAACTCAGTGTGGACCGGAGCAGTCCGGTACCGCTCTACTTCCAGCTGTCCCAGCAGCTCGAAGCCGCGATCGAGCACGGAGCACTCACCCCCGGCAGTCTGCTGGGCAACGAGATAGAGCTGGCCGGGCGACTCGGCCTGTCCCGCCCCACGGTGCGCCAGGCCATCCAGTCCCTCGTGGACAAGGGCCTGCTCGTACGCCGCCGGGGCGTCGGCACGCAGGTCGTGCACAGCCAGGTGAAGCGCCCCCTGGAACTGAGCAGCCTGTACGACGACCTGGAGGCGGCCGGCCAGCGCCCCGCGACCAAAGTCCTCGTCAACACGGTCGTGCCGGCCTCCGCCGAGGTCGCCGCCGCGCTCAACGTGGCCGAGGGCAGCGACGTGCACCGCGTGGAACGGCTGCGGCTGTCGCACGGCGAGCCGATGGCGTACCTCTGCAACTATCTCCCGCCCGGACTGTTCGACCTGGACACCGGCCAACTGGAGGCTACCGGCCTGTACCGGCTGATGCGCGCCGCCGGAATCACCCTGCACAGCGCCCGCCAGTCGATCGGCGCGCGCGGGGCCATGGCCGAGGAGGCGGAACGCCTCACCGAGCGCGAGGGCGCCCCCCTGCTCACGATGCAGCGCACGACGTTCGACGACACGGGCCGCGCGGTCGAGTTCGGCACCCACACGTACCGCCCGACGCGCTATTCGTTCGAATTCCAACTCCTGGTACGCCCCTAG